A window of Hemibagrus wyckioides isolate EC202008001 linkage group LG03, SWU_Hwy_1.0, whole genome shotgun sequence contains these coding sequences:
- the pygl gene encoding glycogen phosphorylase, liver form gives MATPLTDQEKRKQISIRGIVGVENVAELKKGFNRHLHFTLVKDRNVATPLDYYHALAHTVRDHLVGRWIRTQQFYYEKDPKRVYYLSLEFYMGRTLQNTMINIGLQNACDEAIYQLGLDMEDLEDMEEDAGLGNGGLGRLAACFLDSMATLGLAAYGYGIRYEYGIFNQKIIDGWQVEEADDWLRYGNPWEKARPEYMLPVHFYGRVEETEEGPKWVDTQVVLAMPYDTPIPGYMNNTVNTMRLWSARAPNDFNLRDFNVGDYIQAVLDRNLAENISRVLYPNDNFFEGKELRLKQEYFVVAATLQDVIRRFKTSKKSTSVPLSFDSFPEKVAIQLNDTHPAMAIPELMRIFVDIEKLDWATAWDLTRRTFAYTNHTVLPEALERWPVQLLEKLLPRHLQIIYQINQIHLDQIASLFPGDMDRLRRMSLIEEEGGKRVNMAHLCIVGSHAVNGVAEIHSNIIKNEVFRDFSELDEDKFQNKTNGITPRRWLLLCNPGLADLIAEMIGEDYVKDLMQLQKLNDLVDDNAFIRDVAKVKQDNKRKFAQYLEKKYEVKINPASMFDVQVKRIHEYKRQLLNCLHIITMYNRIKSRPAAPFVPRTVIIGGKAAPGYHMAKMIIKLITTVADVVNNDPIIGNKLKVIYLENYRVSLAEKVIPATDLSEQISTAGTEASGTGNMKFMLNGALTIGTMDGANVEMAEEAGQENLFIFGMSVEEVAAMDQKGYDAMQYYKSIPELKQVINQIKSGYFSPKQPEQFTDIINMLFNHDRFKVFADYESYVRCQERVSALYQDQKKWTQMVIKNIAASGKFSSDRTITEYATQIWGVEPTDLKIPPPSEPREAIDETVRALRKM, from the exons ATGGCCACTCCACTCACTGACCAGGAGAAGCGCAAGCAGATCAGCATCCGTGGGATCGTCGGTGTGGAAAATGTTGCCGAGCTGAAAAAAGGCTTCAATCGCCACTTGCATTTCACTCTGGTAAAGGACAGGAATGTGGCCACACCACTTGATTATTATCACGCCCTGGCTCATACGGTGAGAGATCACCTGGTGGGTCGCTGGATCCGAACACAGCAGTTCTACTATGAGAAGGATCCAAAG CGTGTGTATTACCTCTCCCTGGAGTTCTATATGGGCAGAACCCTACAGAACACCATGATCAATATAGGACTGCAGAATGCCTGTGATGAGGCCATCTATCAA TTGGGTTTGGACATGGAGGATTTGGAGGATATGGAAGAGGATGCAGGATTAGGGAATGGAGGGCTAGGCCGGCTGGCAG CATGTTTTCTGGACTCTATGGCAACTCTGGGCTTAGCTGCATATGGTTATGGGATCCGTTATGAATACGGGATCTTCAATCAAAAAATCATAGACGGCTGGCAG GTGGAGGAGGCTGATGATTGGCTGAGGTATGGAAACCCGTGGGAGAAGGCCCGTCCTGAGTACATGCTGCCAGTGCATTTTTATGGACGAGTAGAGGAGACTGAGGAAGGACCTAAATGGGTTGATACACAG GTGGTTCTGGCCATGCCCTATGACACGCCCATCCCTGGCTACATgaacaacactgtaaacacaatGCGCTTGTGGTCTGCACGTGCTCCCAACGACTTCAACCTTCGAGACT TCAATGTTGGTGACTATATCCAGGCTGTTTTGGACCGGAACCTGGCTGAGAACATTTCCAGAGTGCTCTACCCCAATGACAAT TTTTTTGAAGGAAAGGAACTTCGATTGAAGCAGGAATACTTTGTGGTGGCAGCGACTCTGCAGGACGTCATTCGACGCTTTAAGACCTCGAAAAAAAGTACCTCTGTCCCACTGTCCTTTGACAGCTTCCCTGAGAAG GTGGCCATCCAACTGAATGACACACACCCTGCCATGGCTATCCCTGAGCTAATGAGGATCTTTGTGGACATTGAGAAGTTGGACTGGGCCACG GCATGGGATCTCACTAGGCGCACATTTGCATACACCAATCACACCGTGCTCCCTGAGGCTCTAGAGCGCTGGCCTGTCCAACTGCTGGAGAAACTTCTACCACGCCACTTACAAATCATCTACCAGATCAACCAAATACACCTGGAT CAAATTGCATCCCTGTTCCCTGGGGATATGGATCGTTTGCGCAGGATGTCTCTGATTGAGGAGGAGGGTGGGAAGAGAGTGAACATGGCTCACCTGTGCATCGTTGGATCCCATGCTGTTAATGGAGTTGCAGAGATTCACTCCAATATCATCAAAAATGAAGT ATTCCGAGATTTCAGTGAATTGGATGAAGACAAGTTCcagaacaaaacaaatggaATTACTCCACGGCGCTGGCTCCTGCTCTGCAACCCAGGGCTGGCTGATCTAATCGcagag atgatCGGGGAAGATTATGTAAAAGACCTGATGCAGTTACAGAAGCTGAATGATCTGGTGGATGATAATGCATTTATCAGAGACGTAGCTAAAGTCAAACAG gACAACAAGCGGAAGTTTGCACAGTACTTGGAGAAAAAATACGAAGTGAAGATAAACCCTGCCTCTATGTTTGACGTTCAGGTGAAGAGAATTCATGAGTACAAACGACAGCTCCTCAACTGCCTTCACATCATCACTATGTACAACC GTATAAAATCCAGACCGGCAGCACCATTTGTACCACGCACTGTGATTATTGGTGGCAAG gCTGCACCTGGATATCACATGGCCAAGATGATCATTAAGCTCATCACCACAGTTGCAGATGTGGTCAATAATGACCCCATTATTGGTAACAAGCTGAAGGTCATTTATTTGGAGAACTACAGAGTGTCTCTGGCAGAAAAAG tgatcccAGCAACTGACCTCTCTGAGCAGATCTCCACTGCAGGCACAGAGGCATCAGGCACAGGGAATATGAAGTTCATGTTGAATGGAGCTCTGACTATCGGCACCATGGACGGGGCCAACGTAGAGATGGCAGAGGAAGCCGGACAAGAAAACCTCTTCATTTTCGGCATGAGTGTAGAAGAAGTGGCAGCCATGGACCAGAAGGG ATACGATGCGATGCAGTACTATAAGAGCATCCCAGAACTGAAGCAAGTCATTAACCAGATTAAAAGTGGGTACTTCTCCCCAAAACAACCAGAACAATTCACTGACATCATCAACATGCTCTTCAACCATGATCG TTTCAAGGTCTTTGCTGACTACGAGTCTTATGTTAGATGCCAGGAAAGAGTCAGTGCTCTGTATCag GATCAGAAAAAGTGGACACAGATGGTAATTAAGAACATTGCCGCTTCAGGAAAATTCTCCAGTGACCGTACAATTACAGAATATGCCACTCAGATCTGGGGGGTGGAGCCAACTGACCTGAAGATCCCACCTCCCAGCGAGCCACGAGAAGCAATTGACGAAACAGTGCGTGCACTTCGCAagatgtga